From Choristoneura fumiferana unplaced genomic scaffold, NRCan_CFum_1 Sck3bRy_360;HRSCAF=782_pilon, whole genome shotgun sequence, the proteins below share one genomic window:
- the LOC141445122 gene encoding cysteine-rich with EGF-like domain protein 2, with the protein MNLYSFKLLIFLLHFVLINEIICKKISLPDIDLHSGSTIGECQQCKILTESFNHWLEKTSRGKYEGGDAAWEEAKLKSYSRSEMRLVEIQEGLCSEVKKHKDHCYALAEEAEEPLEKWWFHEDPASVDLYTWLCIETLQYCCPENHFGETCAPCPLYKNQVCGGQGQCAGEGTRKGNGTCICHKGFAGTYCEDCAKNYFRVNEQSCERCHKACEGCSGEGPAACNSCKQGWELYSGACVDVDECLIPTTCKTNQYCVNRAGSYSCKNCHQSCNSCVDAGPSNCTACDPSHVLWSGMCIDDQMKSDFLQNALKRLALYCGLLIITYFTYRKSKFLAALVVLIVAVYIYYSESLSKINVVDLFLNMYFINSPSSL; encoded by the coding sequence atgaatttgtACAGTTTcaagttattaatatttttgttacattttgttttaattaatgaaataatttgcaaaaaaatatctttgcCGGATATCGATTTACATTCGGGCAGCACCATTGGTGAATGCCAACAGTGCAAGATTTTAACTGAATCTTTCAACCACTGGCTCGAAAAAACTTCCAGAGGGAAATATGAGGGGGGAGATGCTGCCTGGGAGGAAGCCAAGTTGAAGTCGTACTCGCGGAGTGAGATGCGCCTTGTGGAGATACAAGAAGGCCTGTGTTCTGAAGTCAAGAAACACAAGGACCATTGCTACGCCCTGGCTGAGGAAGCGGAGGAGCCATTAGAGAAGTGGTGGTTCCATGAAGACCCTGCCTCTGTTGATCTGTACACTTGGTTGTGCATTGAAACTCTTCAGTACTGCTGCCCTGAAAACCATTTTGGAGAAACATGTGCCCCATGTCCCCTGTACAAAAACCAAGTATGTGGTGGACAAGGCCAGTGTGCTGGAGAGGGTACACGCAAAGGCAATGGCACATGTATATGTCATAAAGGGTTTGCAGGTACTTATTGTGAAGACTgtgctaaaaactattttagagTGAACGAGCAATCTTGTGAGCGTTGTCATAAGGCTTGTGAGGGATGCTCTGGGGAAGGACCAGCAGCATGCAATTCCTGCAAGCAAGGATGGGAGCTATATTCAGGGGCCTGTGTTGATGTTGATGAGTGCTTGATCCCAACCACATGTAAAACCAACCAGTATTGTGTGAACCGTGCAGGCTCTTACAGCTGCAAGAACTGCCATCAATCATGTAACTCTTGCGTTGATGCTGGACCTTCAAATTGCACAGCCTGTGACCCAAGCCATGTTCTGTGGTCAGGCATGTGCATTGATGACCAAATGAAGAGTGACTTTTTGCAAAATGCTCTCAAAAGATTAGCCTTGTACTGTGGGCTTTTAATTATAACATATTTCACATACAGAAAATCAAAGTTTCTAGCTGCATTAGTTGTGTTAATAGTTgcagtttatatttattactcaGAAAGCCTTTCTAAAATTAATGTTGTAGACTTATTTttgaatatgtattttataaattcaCCCTCCTCTTTATAA